The following are encoded in a window of Solidesulfovibrio magneticus RS-1 genomic DNA:
- a CDS encoding methyl-accepting chemotaxis protein → MAKGSVNTVLTVLVAGCVTVAIVVLVLYVSRTSFRMASDLQETALSQLASSTSRTLDLYLEDAADVARALATQDAVIAGLSGDAKRSQDRFRNYIESYKHYWAIFSFDLKGKVVSGFNANLQDMAGGDRSDRDYVKAVLGGKDLFFTDQIMSAKTGDILIFVVAKAVRGPDGKLLGGVAVCPKWNVFTKNFIDPLRFGTRGYGLMLDGKGNVIAHAADKELLLKSMADQPFAKEALARKEGVVAYDWKGERKFMAFAPVALTGWVVCMTAYESEMTATAAAQRNLLLVIGACCLVAAVAGITLANRAMALRPLTRVAAYAREVTAGNLGAKLVGRFRFELADLAASVSAMVADLKNKLGFSQGVLDGIPAPCAIAGPDGRILWLNRQVIDLLDLDATPESAKGQVTGQLFYGDPNRETLSQRTLREGRGLSLDLDFTTRRGRVLHLHVDTTLFYDMDRNLLGCVIFWNDMTGIVSQKNRIEEQNALISSLAGQASQVADRMAAAADDLARSIGEASLGAREQSHRVQETASAVAELSATIMDVARNAGDTASLAEKARDTADEGAGLAGEAAKAVDAVRQQSAALAATMGELDERAKGIGAIMGVISDIADQTNLLALNAAIEAARAGEAGRGFAVVADEVRKLAEKTMAATKDVGQAIAGIQRGADETASRMDQAAARVADATGLSERSGQALARIVDLVAGAGDQVRSIAAAAEQQSATTEAINASVGDINALAAKAADTLDHCADAVRELADLANNLNELIRDLQQQDAKPFALPQGKKG, encoded by the coding sequence ATGGCCAAGGGCAGCGTCAACACCGTGCTCACCGTGCTCGTCGCCGGCTGCGTCACCGTCGCCATCGTCGTCCTGGTGCTCTACGTCTCGCGCACCTCGTTTCGCATGGCTTCCGACCTGCAGGAAACGGCCTTAAGCCAGCTGGCCTCCTCCACCAGCCGCACCCTGGACCTCTATCTCGAAGACGCCGCCGACGTGGCCCGGGCCCTGGCCACCCAGGACGCCGTCATTGCCGGCCTGTCCGGCGACGCCAAGCGCTCCCAGGACCGTTTTCGCAACTACATCGAGAGTTACAAGCACTACTGGGCCATCTTCTCCTTCGATCTCAAAGGCAAGGTTGTTTCCGGCTTCAACGCCAACCTGCAGGACATGGCCGGCGGCGACCGCTCCGACCGCGACTACGTCAAAGCCGTGCTCGGCGGCAAAGACCTCTTTTTCACCGACCAGATCATGAGCGCCAAGACCGGCGACATCCTCATCTTCGTGGTGGCCAAGGCCGTGCGCGGCCCGGACGGCAAGCTGCTTGGCGGCGTGGCCGTGTGCCCCAAATGGAACGTCTTCACCAAGAACTTCATCGACCCCCTGCGCTTTGGCACGCGCGGCTACGGCCTCATGCTCGACGGCAAGGGCAACGTCATTGCCCACGCCGCCGACAAGGAACTGCTGCTCAAAAGCATGGCCGACCAGCCCTTTGCCAAGGAAGCATTGGCCCGCAAGGAAGGCGTGGTCGCCTACGATTGGAAGGGCGAGCGCAAGTTCATGGCCTTTGCGCCGGTGGCACTTACCGGCTGGGTCGTGTGCATGACCGCTTACGAATCCGAGATGACGGCTACCGCCGCCGCCCAGCGCAACCTGCTCCTGGTCATCGGGGCCTGCTGCCTCGTCGCCGCCGTGGCCGGCATCACCCTGGCCAACCGGGCCATGGCGCTGCGTCCGCTAACCCGGGTGGCCGCCTACGCCCGTGAGGTCACGGCCGGCAATCTCGGAGCAAAACTCGTCGGCCGCTTCCGCTTCGAACTGGCCGACCTGGCGGCCAGCGTCAGCGCCATGGTGGCCGACCTCAAAAACAAGCTCGGCTTCTCCCAGGGCGTCCTCGACGGCATCCCGGCCCCCTGCGCCATCGCCGGCCCGGACGGGCGCATCCTGTGGCTCAACCGGCAGGTCATCGACCTGCTCGACCTCGACGCCACCCCGGAATCGGCCAAGGGGCAGGTGACCGGCCAACTCTTCTACGGCGACCCGAACCGGGAAACCCTTTCCCAACGCACCCTGCGCGAAGGGCGCGGGCTTTCCCTCGACCTGGACTTCACCACCCGGCGCGGCCGTGTCCTGCATCTGCATGTGGACACCACGCTGTTTTACGATATGGACCGCAATCTGCTTGGTTGCGTCATCTTCTGGAACGACATGACCGGCATCGTGAGCCAGAAAAACCGCATCGAGGAGCAAAACGCGCTGATCTCCAGTCTGGCCGGCCAGGCTTCCCAGGTGGCCGATCGCATGGCCGCCGCCGCCGACGATCTGGCCCGCAGCATCGGGGAAGCCAGCCTTGGGGCACGGGAACAAAGCCACCGCGTCCAGGAAACCGCTTCAGCCGTGGCCGAGCTTTCCGCCACCATCATGGACGTGGCCAGAAACGCCGGCGACACCGCCAGCCTGGCGGAAAAGGCCCGGGACACCGCCGATGAAGGGGCGGGGCTGGCCGGCGAGGCGGCCAAGGCCGTGGACGCCGTGCGCCAGCAATCCGCCGCCCTGGCCGCCACCATGGGCGAACTCGACGAACGGGCCAAGGGCATCGGGGCCATCATGGGCGTCATTTCCGACATCGCCGACCAGACCAATCTGCTGGCTCTTAACGCCGCCATCGAGGCGGCCCGGGCCGGCGAGGCTGGTCGAGGGTTTGCCGTGGTGGCCGACGAGGTGAGAAAGCTAGCCGAAAAGACCATGGCCGCCACCAAGGACGTGGGCCAGGCCATTGCCGGCATCCAGCGCGGGGCCGACGAGACCGCCTCCCGCATGGATCAGGCCGCCGCCCGGGTGGCCGACGCCACCGGCTTGTCCGAACGCTCGGGCCAGGCCCTGGCCCGCATCGTCGACCTCGTGGCCGGAGCCGGGGACCAGGTCCGGTCCATCGCCGCCGCCGCCGAACAGCAATCCGCCACCACCGAAGCCATCAACGCGTCCGTCGGCGACATCAACGCCCTGGCCGCCAAAGCCGCCGACACCCTGGACCACTGCGCCGACGCGGTGCGCGAACTGGCTGATCTGGCAAACAATCTTAATGAACTGATACGCGATCTCCAACAACAGGATGCCAAGCCTTTTGCCCTGCCCCAGGGAAAAAAGGGCTGA
- the purD gene encoding phosphoribosylamine--glycine ligase, with protein sequence MRILVVGSGGREHALAHTLLKSPDVSAVIAAPGNGGTATCGENVPLSDTDVPGIVALAKDRGMDLVVVGPEAPLVAGLRDALETASVPCFGPDAYAAQLEGSKAFAKDVMTAAGVPTAAYASFTDAAKARAYAQDLGRPVVVKADGLAAGKGVTVCTQTAQALAAIDEAMVDKAFGAAGGTVVVEEMLVGEEASFLAFCDGETAVPMTACQDHKAVFDGDQGPNTGGMGAYCPAPVLPPARYAEMMDLVIHPILKEMAKRGHPFTGILYAGLMMTEAGPKVLEYNVRFGDPECQPLLMRLASDLPAIMLACRAGKLSPELVRWSDKSALCVVMAAPGYPGSYPKGMAITGIEAAEAAGDGLVKVFQAGTKLVNGQVVTSGGRVLGVTALGDGLAQAKATAYRAVEKLHFDGAFCRRDIGDKGLKREGK encoded by the coding sequence ATGCGCATTCTGGTGGTCGGCTCCGGCGGCCGCGAGCACGCCCTGGCCCATACCCTGCTCAAAAGCCCTGACGTGTCGGCGGTCATCGCCGCGCCGGGCAACGGCGGCACCGCGACCTGCGGCGAGAACGTGCCGCTTTCCGATACCGACGTGCCCGGCATCGTGGCCCTGGCCAAGGACCGGGGCATGGATCTGGTCGTGGTCGGCCCGGAAGCGCCGCTGGTGGCCGGCCTGCGCGACGCCCTGGAAACCGCCAGCGTGCCCTGCTTCGGCCCCGACGCCTACGCCGCCCAGCTTGAGGGCAGCAAGGCCTTCGCCAAGGACGTCATGACCGCGGCCGGCGTGCCCACCGCCGCCTACGCGTCGTTTACCGACGCGGCCAAGGCCCGGGCCTACGCCCAGGACCTCGGCCGGCCCGTGGTGGTCAAGGCCGACGGCCTGGCCGCCGGCAAGGGCGTCACGGTCTGCACGCAGACGGCCCAAGCCCTGGCCGCCATCGACGAAGCCATGGTGGACAAGGCCTTTGGCGCGGCCGGCGGCACCGTGGTCGTGGAAGAAATGCTCGTGGGCGAGGAAGCCTCGTTCCTGGCTTTTTGCGACGGGGAAACCGCCGTGCCCATGACCGCCTGCCAGGATCACAAGGCGGTCTTCGACGGCGACCAGGGCCCCAACACCGGCGGCATGGGCGCTTACTGCCCGGCCCCGGTCTTGCCGCCCGCGCGCTACGCCGAGATGATGGATCTGGTCATCCATCCGATTTTAAAGGAGATGGCCAAGCGCGGCCATCCCTTTACCGGCATCCTCTACGCCGGACTCATGATGACCGAGGCCGGCCCCAAGGTGCTCGAATACAACGTCCGTTTCGGCGACCCGGAGTGCCAGCCGCTGCTCATGCGCCTGGCTAGCGACCTGCCGGCCATCATGCTGGCCTGCCGGGCCGGCAAGCTCAGCCCGGAACTGGTGCGCTGGTCGGACAAAAGCGCCCTGTGCGTGGTCATGGCCGCGCCGGGCTATCCGGGCAGCTACCCCAAGGGCATGGCCATCACCGGCATCGAGGCGGCCGAGGCGGCCGGCGACGGGCTGGTCAAGGTGTTCCAGGCCGGCACGAAGCTCGTTAACGGCCAGGTCGTGACCTCGGGCGGCCGGGTGCTGGGCGTGACGGCCCTTGGCGACGGACTGGCCCAGGCCAAGGCGACGGCCTACCGGGCTGTGGAGAAATTGCATTTCGACGGGGCCTTTTGCCGCCGCGACATCGGCGACAAGGGCCTTAAACGGGAGGGAAAATAG
- a CDS encoding methyl-accepting chemotaxis protein has product MGKSGITTIIAASVAATILAGVAALVIYVAKSSFTMIENVQESGLEQTAALTARAADIYLKGTASVLDSLAAQDEIKAVFSGNKEETQRLLLSFIKNHKDFFSFTVFDTSGKIVAGYNSNGQDISGGDRKDRDYVKAILAGQDTVHSRSVFQSGSGSELIYVVAKSLRGPDGKLLGGVAAAPLWGRFTAAIMDPIRFGKRGYGFMVDSDGNFISHPDQKLLLQSFATNPTFKAAMDKGSGTFDYLWNGERKAMAVARIPSTDWLVCMSYYTDEMTTLAGEQRNTLVALGLGVAALAVAVIVLITRRLVLRPLLCLSNFTAKVAGGDFDAAIQCPLRAELAAFGENLRQMVAELKAKLGFAQGVLNGIPSPCGIVGPDFNMLWHNEEISRLLDKYEPGKSFVGQTSGQFYLNDPAKNTLSDRAIQERRMLAAENDFTTVTGRKLRIAIRTTPFYDLDGTLLGSISFWNDITELYEQKQQIEEKNAVIAQTAASASAVADRVAAASEELSAQIEQSSRGAEEQNGRVQETATAVEEMNATIIEVARNAAATAGSAELARDKARGGAKLVADVESAVGSIREEAVVLTDNMRSLGDQAKGIGAIMDVISDIADQTNLLALNAAIEAARAGEAGRGFAVVADEVRKLAEKTMNATKEVGQAIAGIQRGTADAVSRVERAVSKVETASGLAEKSEAALTEIVSVVEAAGDQVRAIATAAEQQSATSDEINRSVESISSIAHETAQAMHQSAQAVSDLARQAQELNSLMVSLGSANDAPRALGQ; this is encoded by the coding sequence ATGGGCAAGTCAGGCATCACCACCATCATCGCCGCATCCGTCGCCGCGACCATTCTGGCCGGCGTCGCGGCCCTCGTGATTTACGTCGCGAAAAGTTCGTTCACCATGATCGAGAACGTGCAGGAAAGCGGCCTGGAACAAACGGCCGCCCTCACCGCCCGCGCCGCCGACATCTACCTCAAGGGCACGGCCTCGGTGCTTGATTCCCTGGCCGCCCAGGACGAGATCAAGGCTGTTTTTTCGGGAAACAAGGAAGAGACCCAGAGGTTATTGCTCTCCTTCATCAAAAACCATAAGGATTTCTTTTCTTTCACCGTCTTTGACACCTCTGGCAAAATCGTCGCCGGCTACAACTCCAATGGCCAGGACATCAGCGGCGGCGACCGCAAGGACCGGGATTACGTCAAAGCCATCCTGGCCGGCCAGGACACGGTCCACAGCCGGTCCGTCTTCCAGTCCGGATCCGGCTCGGAACTCATCTATGTTGTAGCCAAATCCTTGCGCGGCCCGGACGGCAAGCTCCTGGGCGGCGTCGCCGCCGCTCCGCTTTGGGGACGTTTCACCGCCGCCATCATGGATCCGATTCGCTTCGGAAAACGCGGCTATGGTTTCATGGTCGATAGCGACGGCAATTTTATCTCCCACCCGGACCAGAAACTGTTGCTCCAGAGCTTTGCCACCAATCCGACATTCAAGGCGGCCATGGACAAGGGCTCGGGCACCTTCGATTACCTTTGGAACGGCGAGCGCAAGGCCATGGCCGTGGCCCGCATTCCCTCCACTGATTGGCTCGTGTGCATGTCCTATTACACCGACGAGATGACGACCCTGGCCGGCGAGCAGCGCAATACGCTCGTGGCCCTGGGCCTGGGCGTGGCCGCCCTGGCCGTGGCCGTCATCGTGCTCATCACCCGCCGGCTGGTGCTGCGGCCGCTGCTGTGTCTGAGCAATTTCACCGCCAAGGTGGCCGGCGGCGACTTTGACGCCGCCATCCAGTGCCCGCTTCGGGCCGAACTGGCGGCCTTCGGCGAAAACCTGCGCCAGATGGTGGCCGAACTCAAAGCCAAACTCGGCTTCGCCCAAGGCGTGTTAAACGGCATCCCCTCCCCCTGCGGCATCGTCGGCCCGGACTTCAATATGCTGTGGCACAACGAAGAAATCAGCCGGCTCCTCGACAAATACGAACCCGGCAAATCCTTCGTCGGCCAAACCTCGGGCCAGTTCTACTTGAACGATCCGGCCAAGAACACCCTTTCCGACCGGGCCATTCAGGAACGCCGGATGCTCGCGGCGGAAAACGACTTCACCACCGTGACCGGCCGCAAGCTGCGCATCGCCATCCGCACCACGCCCTTTTACGACCTCGACGGAACGCTGCTCGGCTCTATCTCCTTTTGGAACGACATCACCGAACTCTATGAGCAAAAGCAGCAAATCGAGGAGAAAAACGCGGTCATCGCCCAAACCGCCGCCAGCGCCTCGGCCGTGGCCGACCGGGTGGCCGCCGCTTCCGAGGAACTCTCGGCCCAGATTGAGCAGTCCAGCCGGGGAGCCGAGGAACAAAACGGCCGAGTCCAGGAGACGGCCACGGCCGTGGAAGAAATGAACGCCACCATCATCGAAGTGGCCCGAAACGCCGCGGCCACGGCCGGCAGCGCCGAACTGGCCAGGGACAAGGCCCGGGGCGGCGCGAAGCTCGTGGCCGACGTGGAGAGCGCCGTAGGCTCCATCCGCGAGGAAGCGGTGGTCCTGACCGACAACATGCGGAGCCTGGGTGATCAGGCCAAGGGCATCGGGGCCATCATGGACGTCATTTCCGACATCGCCGACCAGACCAACCTGCTCGCGCTCAACGCCGCCATCGAGGCGGCCCGGGCCGGCGAGGCCGGGCGCGGCTTCGCCGTGGTTGCCGACGAGGTCCGCAAACTGGCCGAAAAAACCATGAACGCCACCAAGGAAGTGGGCCAGGCCATCGCCGGCATCCAACGCGGCACGGCCGACGCGGTGTCCCGGGTGGAGCGCGCCGTTTCCAAGGTCGAGACGGCTTCGGGGCTGGCCGAGAAGTCCGAGGCGGCCCTGACCGAAATCGTCTCCGTGGTGGAGGCGGCCGGCGATCAGGTCCGGGCCATCGCCACGGCGGCTGAGCAGCAGTCGGCCACCTCCGACGAAATCAACCGCTCCGTGGAATCCATAAGTTCCATTGCCCACGAAACTGCCCAGGCCATGCACCAGTCGGCCCAGGCGGTGTCCGATCTGGCCCGGCAGGCCCAGGAACTCAACAGCCTGATGGTCAGCCTGGGTAGCGCGAACGACGCGCCCAGGGCCCTTGGCCAATAA
- a CDS encoding methyl-accepting chemotaxis protein has translation MKRLGLNQVLTLAVLASLFCGIAGIIGYTAKSTYDISLHLEQEALERTAKNLGNILELYISSAEDQVESLASQPTVVNALSGSPEAAQTMLRQFIANADNLFSALIIDTSGKPVAGALKSGEGLAASYADREYYKAIMAGQQSYVTKSILKGKTSGTLLFVAAHAVKDAAGKTVGMVIVSPIWENFTKRYLDPVRFGESGYAYMLDGQGVVIAHAKDKSMVLSAPADKTISDRALALKNGIMAYMFKGEGKFMAVAEVPATGWLVCMTASESEMAALASGQRSVLLVIGAAVLALVAGLIIIFNKIVVLSPLAAIAAYAAAVAGGDLKAVLSGRFRFELAGLAHNLERMVAELKNKLGFAQGVMEGIPAPCGIVGPDCNMLWANKQICDLLEKTAPPETFFGQKSGQFYLNDASRETCSDRALAERRAIAAHNEFTAPSGKKLRIDVITTPFYDMDGNLLGSISFWNDQTERYLQQERIAAQNALMADTADAASNTADRMASAAEELSAQIEQANQGAQEQNHRVQETVTAVEQMNATILEVARNAGETAGNAAAARDKAREGASLVVDVVAAVDKVRLAADKLKTNMHGLGEQAQGIGAVLGVISDIADQTNLLALNAAIEAARAGEAGRGFAVVADEVRKLAEKTMHATKEVGQAITGIQRGTADTVTMVEQASSAVEQATALAKRSGDALGEIVAVVETAGDQVRAIATAAEEQSATSEEINRAVEAISRIASETAEAMGQSAQAVTELAAQAHELNTLVADIKGGSGQAALTA, from the coding sequence ATGAAACGCCTTGGCCTCAATCAGGTGCTGACCCTCGCCGTCCTGGCGTCCCTTTTCTGCGGCATTGCCGGCATCATCGGCTACACCGCCAAATCGACCTACGATATTTCCCTGCATCTGGAACAGGAAGCCCTGGAGCGCACCGCCAAAAACCTCGGCAACATCCTCGAACTCTACATCAGCAGCGCCGAGGACCAGGTGGAAAGCCTGGCCAGCCAGCCTACCGTGGTCAACGCCTTGTCCGGCTCGCCCGAGGCTGCCCAAACCATGCTGCGCCAGTTTATCGCCAACGCCGACAACCTCTTTTCCGCGCTCATTATCGACACGTCCGGCAAACCCGTGGCCGGCGCCCTGAAAAGCGGCGAGGGCCTGGCCGCGAGCTACGCCGACCGCGAATACTATAAGGCCATCATGGCCGGGCAACAAAGCTACGTCACCAAATCCATCCTCAAGGGCAAGACCAGCGGCACGCTCCTTTTCGTGGCCGCCCATGCCGTCAAGGACGCGGCAGGCAAAACCGTTGGCATGGTCATCGTCAGCCCCATCTGGGAGAATTTCACCAAGCGGTATCTTGACCCTGTCCGCTTTGGCGAGTCCGGCTACGCCTACATGCTGGACGGCCAAGGCGTCGTCATCGCCCATGCCAAGGACAAATCCATGGTGCTTAGCGCGCCGGCCGACAAAACCATTTCGGACCGCGCCCTGGCCCTGAAAAACGGCATCATGGCCTACATGTTCAAGGGAGAGGGAAAGTTCATGGCCGTGGCCGAAGTGCCTGCCACCGGCTGGCTGGTGTGCATGACCGCCTCGGAATCGGAAATGGCCGCCCTGGCCTCGGGCCAACGCAGCGTACTGCTGGTCATCGGCGCGGCCGTGCTGGCGCTCGTGGCCGGGCTCATCATCATATTCAACAAGATTGTGGTGCTCTCGCCCCTGGCCGCCATCGCCGCCTACGCTGCCGCCGTGGCCGGCGGCGACCTCAAAGCCGTGCTGTCCGGCCGATTCCGCTTCGAACTGGCCGGCCTGGCCCACAACTTGGAACGCATGGTGGCCGAACTCAAAAACAAACTCGGCTTCGCCCAGGGGGTCATGGAAGGCATCCCCGCCCCCTGCGGCATTGTCGGGCCGGACTGCAACATGCTCTGGGCCAACAAGCAGATCTGCGATCTGTTGGAAAAAACCGCCCCGCCTGAAACCTTTTTTGGCCAGAAATCCGGCCAGTTTTATTTGAACGACGCCTCCAGGGAGACCTGCTCCGACCGCGCCCTGGCCGAACGCCGGGCCATCGCCGCCCACAACGAGTTCACCGCCCCCTCGGGCAAGAAACTGCGCATTGATGTCATCACCACGCCCTTCTACGACATGGACGGCAATCTCCTCGGGTCCATTTCCTTCTGGAACGATCAGACCGAACGCTACCTCCAGCAGGAGCGCATCGCCGCCCAGAACGCGCTCATGGCCGACACGGCCGACGCCGCCTCCAACACCGCCGACCGCATGGCCTCGGCCGCCGAGGAACTCTCGGCCCAGATCGAACAGGCCAACCAGGGCGCCCAGGAACAGAACCACCGCGTCCAGGAAACCGTCACCGCCGTGGAGCAGATGAACGCCACCATCCTGGAAGTGGCCCGAAACGCCGGGGAGACCGCCGGCAACGCCGCCGCCGCCCGGGACAAGGCCCGGGAAGGGGCCAGCCTGGTGGTGGATGTCGTGGCCGCCGTGGACAAGGTGCGGCTGGCTGCCGACAAGCTCAAGACCAACATGCACGGCCTGGGCGAGCAGGCCCAGGGCATCGGCGCGGTGCTTGGCGTCATCTCCGACATCGCTGACCAGACCAACCTGCTGGCGCTTAATGCCGCCATCGAGGCGGCCAGGGCCGGCGAGGCCGGGCGCGGCTTTGCCGTGGTTGCCGACGAAGTGCGAAAGCTGGCCGAAAAAACCATGCACGCCACCAAGGAAGTGGGCCAGGCCATAACCGGCATCCAGCGCGGCACGGCCGACACCGTGACCATGGTGGAACAGGCTTCCTCCGCCGTGGAGCAGGCAACGGCCCTGGCCAAGCGTTCCGGCGACGCCCTGGGCGAAATCGTCGCGGTGGTGGAAACCGCCGGCGATCAGGTCCGGGCCATCGCCACGGCGGCCGAGGAGCAATCAGCCACCTCCGAGGAGATCAACCGGGCCGTGGAAGCCATCAGCCGCATCGCCTCGGAAACCGCTGAAGCCATGGGCCAGTCCGCCCAGGCCGTCACCGAGCTGGCCGCCCAGGCCCACGAACTCAACACCCTGGTGGCCGACATCAAGGGCGGCAGCGGCCAGGCCGCGCTGACGGCCTAG
- the purE gene encoding 5-(carboxyamino)imidazole ribonucleotide mutase — MRIAILIGSMSDEEKMRPCSKVLDSLGIEHIFTVTSAHRTLERTERVIRECEARGCQIFICAAGLAAHLAGAVAARTIKPVIGVPLSAPGSALGGLDSMLSTVQMPPGYPVATVALDGAGAKNAAWLAASILALGDAELAGRIRAAREGFASDVETAAAKLGSKL; from the coding sequence ATGCGCATCGCCATTTTGATCGGCTCCATGTCCGACGAAGAGAAAATGCGTCCTTGCTCCAAGGTCCTTGATTCCTTGGGCATCGAACATATCTTTACCGTCACCTCGGCCCACCGCACCCTGGAGCGCACCGAGCGGGTCATCCGCGAGTGCGAGGCCCGGGGCTGCCAGATCTTCATCTGCGCCGCCGGCCTGGCCGCCCACTTGGCCGGGGCCGTGGCCGCGCGCACCATAAAGCCCGTCATCGGCGTGCCGCTTTCCGCCCCGGGCTCGGCCCTGGGCGGGCTGGATTCCATGCTCTCCACCGTGCAGATGCCCCCGGGCTATCCGGTGGCCACCGTGGCCCTGGACGGGGCCGGCGCGAAAAACGCCGCCTGGCTGGCCGCCTCCATCCTGGCCCTGGGCGACGCCGAACTGGCCGGACGCATCCGCGCCGCCCGCGAAGGCTTTGCCAGCGACGTGGAAACCGCCGCCGCCAAGCTCGGCAGCAAGCTGTAG